CCGCTCGGCAGGTCCACGGCCAGCACGGGCGCGTCCAGCCCGGCCACGTGGGCGGCGGCGTCCGGGCGCAGCGGGCCGCGCGCGGACAGGCCGACGATGCCGTCGACGACCAGGTCCACCGGTCCCAGTCGGTCCACGACCCGGCCGCCGGCGCGGCGGAACGCGGCCAGGCCCTCGGCGTGGGCGCGGGACGGTTCGAGCAGCACCGCGGTCACGGTCACGCCCCGCTTGCGCAGGTGGTACCCGGCCCACAGGGCGTCGCCGCCGTTGTTGCCCGCGCCGACCAGCAGGCCGACCCGGCGCCGCCCGGCGAGCAGTTCCGCCGCGACGACGGCCACGCCGAAGGCCGCCCGCCGCATCAGCGCGCCCGGCGGCACGGCCGCCATGACGCGTTCCTCCGCCGCCCTGACCCGTGCCGTCGTCCACAGACCCCGCATGGGGTCAAGCCTGCCCTACTCGACGGTGACGGACTTCGCGAGGTTGCGGGGCTTGTCCACGTCGTACCCGCGGCTGCGGGCGATCTCCGCGGCGAGCACCTGGAGCGGCACGGTGGAGATCAGCGGCTGGAGCAGCGTCGGCACCGCGGGGATCTCGATCAGGTGATCCGCGAACGGCCGCACGGTCTCGTCGCCCTCCTCGGCGATCACGATGGTGCGCGCGCCGCGGGCCTGGATCTCCGAGATGTTGGACACGAGCTTCGAGTGCAGCTGCGCGCGGCCCTGGGGCGACGGCATGACCACGACGACCGGCAGGCCGGGCTCGATCAGCGCGATCGGGCCGTGCTTCAGCTCGCCCGCCGCGAAGCCCTCGGCGTGCATGTACGCCAGTTCCTTGAGCTTGAGCGCGCCTTCGAGCGCCACCGGGTAGCCGACGTGGCGGCCGAGGAACAGCACGGCCTTGGAGTCGGCCAGCTCGCGGCCCAGCGCCCGGACCCGCTCGACGGTGCCGAGCACCTTCTGCACGGCGGCGGGCATGGCCTCCAGCTCGTGGAACTCGCGGGCCACCTCGTCCGGGTACTTGGTGCCGCGCGCCTGTGCCAGGGCCAGGCCGACGAGGTAGTTCGCCGCGATCTGGGCGAGGAACGCCTTGGTCGACGCCACGCCGATCTCGGGCCCGGCGTGCGTGTAGAGCACGGCGTCGGACTCGCGCGGGATCTGCGCGCCGTTCGTGTTGCACACCGCCAGCACGCGGGCCTTCTGCGCGCGGGCGTGCCGCACGGCCTCCAGCGTGTCGGCGGTCTCGCCGGACTGGGAGACGGCGACGACGAGGGTGTCGCGGTCGAGCACCGGGTCGCGGTAGCGGAACTCGGACGCCAGCTCGACCTCGACGGGCAGGCGGGTCCAGTGCTCGATGGCGTACTTGGCGACCAGGCCGGAGTGGTAGGCCGAACCGCAGGCCACCACGAACACCTTGTCGACGTCGCGCAGGTCCTGGTCGGACAGCCGCTGCTCGTCGAGCACGATCCGGCCGTCGCGGAAGTGGCCGCGCAGCGTGTTGGCCAGCGCCTCGGGCTGCTCGTCGATCTCCTTGAGCATGAAGTACTCGTGGCCGCCCTTCTCGGCGGCGGACAGGTCCCAGTTGACCGTGAACGGCTTGGCCAGCGCCTCGTCACCGTGGAAGTCGGTCACGGTGTAGCCGTCGCGGTCGATGACCACGACCTGGTCCTGCCCCAGCTCGACGGCCTCGCGGGTGTGCTCGATGAACGCCGACACGTCGCTGGCCACGAACGTCTCGCCGTCGCCGACGCCCACGACCAGCGGGGACGAGCGGCGGGCGGCGACGACCAGGTCGGGCTGCTCGGCGTGCGTGACGACGAGGGTGAACGCGCCCTCCAGGCGGCGGACGACGGCGCGCACGCTGGCCGCCAGGTCGCCCTTGGTGTCACCGTCGGCGTAGGCGCGGGCGACGAGGTGGGCGGCGGTCTCGGAGTCCGTGTCGCTCGCCATCTCGACGCCGTCGGCCTCCAGCTCGGCGCGCAGCGCGGCGAAGTTCTCGATGATGCCGTTGTGGACGACCGCGACCTGGCCGGTGACGTCCCGGTGCGGGTGGGAGTTCCGGTCGACCGGCGCCCCGTGCGTGGCCCAGCGGGTGTGGCCCATGCCGGCGGTGCCCGCGAAGCCCTCGCGCCCGACCTCGTCGAGCCGGGCCTCCAGGTTGGTCAGCCGCCCCGCCTTGCGCTCGACGGCCAGGCCGCCCGCGCCGTCGAGGACGGCGACGCCCGCCGAGTCGTAGCCCCGGTACTCCAGTCGCCGCAAACCGTCGAGCACGACGTCCAACGCCGACCGGTGGCCCACATATCCCACGATTCCGCACACGCCGCACAGCGTAACTAGACCAGGAGCATCACCCAAAAGGGCCACCTCAACGCGTTTGCGCAGGTGAGGGTGCGATTTGGTATAGACCAATCGTGAGGTGCACCCGGGTCGGCGCGATCGACTACCGTTCACGCGGTGAGCGGTTACTCGGCGAAGCAGGTGCTCGACCAGCTCGGCAGGCCCGGCCCGCACCCCGTGCTGCGCGGCGACCTCGCCCTGGTCGGACTCCCCGGTCTGGTCTACACGCCCGCGTCCGGCCTCGGCCTGCCCGCGGTCGCGTTCGGGCACGGCTGGTTGCAGCCCGTCGAGCGCTACCGGGCGCTGCTGCGGCACCTCGCGTCCTGGGGCGTCGTGGCCGCCGCGCCCGGCACGCAGCGCGGTCCCCTGATGTCCGCCCGCCTGCTCTCCGGGAACCTGCGCACCACGCTCGACGTGCTCACCGGTGTCCGGCTCGGCGACGGCGGGATCAGCGTGGACACCGAGCGCCTCGCCGTGGCGGGGCACTCGATGGGCGGCGGGGCCGCCGTGCTGGCCGCCGCCGACGACAGCCGGGTGCGCGCGGTCGTGACGTTCGCCGCATCCGAGACCCGACCGTCCGCACTGGACGCCGCCCGCCGCGTCACCGCCGCCGGCCTGCACCTGGCCGCCGGCGAGGACCGCATCGCACCGCCCGTCGGGCACGCCGAGGCCATCGCCGACGCCTGGCAGGGCCCCGTGCAGCTGCGGTCGCTGCCCGGCACCGGCCACCTCGGGTTCGCCGAGGGCAGGCACTGGAGCGAACTGCTCCTCGACGGCAAGGGCGAGCGGTCCACCCAGAGGATCGCGCGAGCGCTGACCACCGCGTTCCTGCTGCGCCTGCTGAGGGGCGAGAAGCAGTGGGACGCCCTGCTCGACCACGACGTCAAGGGCGCGCGGCTCGACTACCAGCGCGGTCCGCTCGCCCGACGCTGAACGCGCGACGGCCCCGGTCCTCAGTGGACCGGGGCCGTCGCACGCCTCACGTCAACCAGCTCTGCCCGCCGAAGTCCTCGTCGTCGTCCACCGGCGCGGGACGCCGGGGAGCCGGCCTCACCGCGGGCGGCGGCGGGGGCGGCGGAACCGGGGCCGCCACCGCGGGGAACGGCGTGGTCGGGGGTGTCGGCGCGGGCGTGGTCCACGTGGTGCCCGGTGCCGGCGCCTCGTAGGTCGGCTCGTCGTCCTCGGCGCCGAAGCGGAACTCGCCCGGCTTCTTCTCCGTGGCGGCCTGCGTGCCCCAACCGCCGGCGGCCTTCCGGCGCGCTTCGGTCTCCTCGATGCGCTCGACGACCTTCTGCGCGACCTGCCCCTGCTTCGAGAAGCTGTCGGCGGCCTTCTCCTTGGCCTCGCGCGAACGCCGTTCCCGCAGCTCACGCCGGTCGGCGTGCTCCCGCGAGATCTCGTCCAGGCGGCTCTTGGCCGCGGCCAACCTCTCCGACGCGACGCTCATCGGCGCTCCTCACCCAGCACGCCCTGGACCCGGCTGAGGGCGACGTCGTCGTCGAACAGCGAGCCGGTCGTGCGCCACTGCCCGGGGCTGCTGCGCTCGTTGTCGCCGCCGCCGCCCTGCTGGCCGCCGGCGGCGGGCATCCCGCCGGCCATGCCGCCCATCATGCCGCCGCCGACGGCCGAACCGCCCGGCTGGCCCGCGGTGCTGCCGTCGTGCATGGACGGCAGGGTCGCCGAACCGGCCTGGCCCGCCTGGGAGGCGTTGGTGTCCGCCGCCAGGCCCTGGTCGGCCGAGTTCGGGGCGCTCCACGTGCCGTCCGAACCGGACGACGAGCCGCCGAGCACCGAGTCGGCCCCGTTGAAGCCGCTCGGGCCGCCGCCGAGCACCGACGCGCCGGACGTGGACGTGGTGCCCTCGGTGTTGTACTGGCCGGGGCCGTCGAACGCGGGCCCGGCGCCGAAGCCGCCGAACCCACCGCC
This region of Saccharothrix longispora genomic DNA includes:
- a CDS encoding dienelactone hydrolase family protein encodes the protein MSGYSAKQVLDQLGRPGPHPVLRGDLALVGLPGLVYTPASGLGLPAVAFGHGWLQPVERYRALLRHLASWGVVAAAPGTQRGPLMSARLLSGNLRTTLDVLTGVRLGDGGISVDTERLAVAGHSMGGGAAVLAAADDSRVRAVVTFAASETRPSALDAARRVTAAGLHLAAGEDRIAPPVGHAEAIADAWQGPVQLRSLPGTGHLGFAEGRHWSELLLDGKGERSTQRIARALTTAFLLRLLRGEKQWDALLDHDVKGARLDYQRGPLARR
- the glmS gene encoding glutamine--fructose-6-phosphate transaminase (isomerizing), whose product is MCGIVGYVGHRSALDVVLDGLRRLEYRGYDSAGVAVLDGAGGLAVERKAGRLTNLEARLDEVGREGFAGTAGMGHTRWATHGAPVDRNSHPHRDVTGQVAVVHNGIIENFAALRAELEADGVEMASDTDSETAAHLVARAYADGDTKGDLAASVRAVVRRLEGAFTLVVTHAEQPDLVVAARRSSPLVVGVGDGETFVASDVSAFIEHTREAVELGQDQVVVIDRDGYTVTDFHGDEALAKPFTVNWDLSAAEKGGHEYFMLKEIDEQPEALANTLRGHFRDGRIVLDEQRLSDQDLRDVDKVFVVACGSAYHSGLVAKYAIEHWTRLPVEVELASEFRYRDPVLDRDTLVVAVSQSGETADTLEAVRHARAQKARVLAVCNTNGAQIPRESDAVLYTHAGPEIGVASTKAFLAQIAANYLVGLALAQARGTKYPDEVAREFHELEAMPAAVQKVLGTVERVRALGRELADSKAVLFLGRHVGYPVALEGALKLKELAYMHAEGFAAGELKHGPIALIEPGLPVVVVMPSPQGRAQLHSKLVSNISEIQARGARTIVIAEEGDETVRPFADHLIEIPAVPTLLQPLISTVPLQVLAAEIARSRGYDVDKPRNLAKSVTVE